Proteins encoded in a region of the Raphanus sativus cultivar WK10039 chromosome 8, ASM80110v3, whole genome shotgun sequence genome:
- the LOC108820427 gene encoding uncharacterized protein LOC108820427 produces the protein MEYMAGGSVADLLQPGHPLDEISIACITGGLLHAVEYLHTEGKIHRDIKAANILLSENGDVKVADFGVSAQLTRTISRRKVLISYYSNEAPGSLSCLIHFSTL, from the exons ATGGAATATATGGCTGGTGGTTCAGTCGCTGACCTG CTTCAACCAGGTCATCCATTGGATGAAATTTCAATTGCTTGTATTACGGGTGGTCTACTTCATGCTGTTGAATATCTCCACACTGAGGGGAAGATCCACAGAGATATCAAAG CCGCTAATATTTTGTTGTCCGAGAATGGTGATGTCAAG GTCGCGGATTTTGGTGTGTCTGCACAATTAACCCGGACAATATCGAGGAGAAAGGTGCTTATATCTTATTATTCTAATGAAGCTCCTGGTTCTCTGTCGTGTCTCATTCACTTTTCTACCCTGTAG